AACCATAAATTGAACTGGTTTTCTTTCAATCCATCTGTGCCAGTGGTCACCTGAATGTTTAGTATATGTAGTAGTTAATGCAGGAGCAGAAGCAGCTTCAACTTTAGACAAAGTACCTTGTGCAGCTGTTTTAACCAGGTTCCATGTTGCTAATAAAATACCAGTGAAATATAATAACCCTCCTAAAGCTCTTAGTTTATATAAAGGAGCCAGTACAGTTACAGTTTGTAAGAAGTTTGGATAAGCCAACATTCCTTCATCTGTGAATTGTTTCCACATAGATGCTTGTACCCATCCTGCCCAATACATTGGAATAGCCCAGAATAACAATCCTAAAGTTCCAATCCAGAAGTGAACGTTTGCTAATTTAATAGACCAAAGTTTAGTGTTCCACATTTTTGGTACTAACCAGTAGAACATACCAAATGTTAAGAATCCATTCCATCCTAGTGCTCCAACGTGAACGTGAGCAGGAATCCAGTCAGTGTAGTGTGCAATTGCATTTAATGATTTCACAGAAAGCATAGGTCCTTCAAAAGTTGACATACCGTATGCAGTAATTGCAATTACAAAGAATTTTAATACTGGTTCTTCACGAACTCTATCCCAGGCACCTCTTAATGTTAACAATCCGTTGATCATACCACCCCAAGAAGGGAAAATCAACATCACTGAGAATGCAGTACCTAATGTTTGTGCCCAATCTGGTAAAGCTGTATATAATAAGTGGTGAGGACCAGCCCAGATATACAAGAAAATTAATGCCCAGAAGTGAATAATCGATAATCTATAAGAGTAAACGGGTCTTCTTGCCGCTTTAGGCACGAAGTAATACATCAGACCCAAGTATGGCGTAGTTAAGAAGAATGCCACCGCATTGTGACCATACCACCATTGTACCAATGCATCTTGTACACCTGCATACCATGAATATGATTTAAACATATGCACCGGCATCTCGAAAGAGTTTACTACGTGTAATAAAGCTACAGTAATGAAAGTTGCCAAATAGAACCAAATAGCCACATACATATGACGCTCTCTACGCTTGATAATGGTCATAATCATGTTTAAACCAAACACAACCCAAATCAAGGTAATTGCAATATCAATAGGCCATTCTAATTCAGCATACTCTTTACTTGTTGTAATCCCTAAAGGCAACGTAATTGCTGCAGAAAGAATGATTAACTGCCATCCCCAGAAGTTGATGTTGGATAACATCTTACTCCACATTGGCGTTTTAAGAAGACGAGGCATTGAATAATAAACCCCAGCAAAAATTCCGTTACCCACAAAAGCAAAAATTACCGCATTCGTATGAAGCGGTCTAATTCTACCGAAAGTGGTATAAGCCAAGTCGAAATTCAACACCGGAAATGCTAACTGTAATGCTACGGTTAATCCCACAAGCATACCAATTATTCCGAATGCTACGGAGGCGATAATAAACTTCCTTACGATATCATTATCGTACTCGAAGTGTTCTACGTTACCGGAAACATGTTCCGGATTGGTAATTGTTTCTGCCATTTTTAGCGATTTAATTGTTTTCTGATTATTTTATTTTGATTGTGTTTTTACTTTTTTGGAAGGGTTAATCTCCTGTTCATAGTTTTCATCATCAAATAACATGCGTACCGAAGGCGTATAGTCATCCTCATATTGTCCATTCTTAATGGCCCAGAAAAAAGCTCCTAAAAAGAATAAAGCAGCTAACAAACTGAATCCCACTAAAATAAAAATTACGCTCATTTTAACGCTTTTTAACGATTAACCTAAACAAATATCATATCGAATTGTGACCTAAAACGTGAGCCGCATCAAGATGAAATATGACTTTCATCATACATTTGTCATTGGATTGTCATGGGTAAAGTTAAAAATTAAAGTAAAACTAAATCTAAATCAGTGTTATAAGTTTCTTTTTCTTGCTGACAATCGAATAGATAGGGTAATAAATGAAACAACGGTTATTGAGCTAATTGGCATTAGTATTGCTGCGAATAGAGGTGTCACCAAACCTTGAATGGCAAATAACATTCCTAAAGAATTATAAAACAATGAAATCGCAAAACTCGTTTTAACCACCTGAATTGTCTTTTTAGAAAATCTCATAAAACCTTCTAAATTCACAAAATTTGCGGCATCCAAAATAGCATCACATGCCGGGGTGAAATTATATACCTCATCACTCACCGCTAGTCCTACATTGGCTTGTTTTAAAGCTCCAGCATCATTTAATCCATCACCTACCATTAAAACTTTTGCCCCTTGATCTTGTAATGCTTTGACATAATCCAGTTTATCTTGAGGTGATTGATTAAAATGTAGATTTTCTCGCTCAAAATAGTTTGATAAATTCTCCATTTCTGATGAGTTATCTCCAGAAATCAAATGAAGATTAAACTGATCATTCTTTAGCTTTTGAATCAATTCGGCAATGCCAGTTCTATATTGTTTTTTAATAATAAAATACCCTAAAACTTTAGCATCTATTTGTACGAAAACTCGAGAGGACAAATCCTTTTTAATCTCTCCGTTATACTCCACAAAACTCGCAGCTCCTAATTTCAAATGCTCCCCATCAACCGTTCCCTGAATTCCCTGAGAAACAACTTCTTTGTACCCTTCAACTGCTACGGTTGTCATCCCGTGCATATGTTGATAAATCGCTTTACTTAATGGGTGAGTAGAATTTGCAACTAATGAGAATATCATTTGATTTTGCGCTTCTGTCAGATCACCTCCAACAAAATGGACCGACTCATCTCCGGATTGGGTTAATGTCCCGGTTTTATCAAACACGATAGTGTCCACTTCCGACATCTTCTCGACCGTTTCTGCATTTTTCAGATAAAAACGATTTCGTCCAAAAATCGTCATCGTATTTCCAAAAGAAAAAGGCAATGTCAGAGCTAAAGCGCATGGACACGCAATAATTAATACCGATGTAAATACTTTTAAAGCTGTAGTAACTCCGCTCCCCCACCAAAATAATAAGGTTAGGGATGCCACGATTAGTACAAAAAAGGTAAAGTACTTACTCACCTTATTCACTACACTTTGATATTGCGATTCTTCTTTCGCAAATGCATCCTGATTCCAAAGTCTGGTCAGATAAGATTGAGATACCGGTTTCTTTACCTTTATCTTAATTGAAGCACCTAACTGTCTTCCTCCTGCAAACAGTTTATCACCTTTCGTTTTTTCAATCGGAATAGACTCTCCCGTCACAAAACTATAATCGATTTTTGCAGTATCACTTAACAATTCCGCATCTGTAGGTATAATCTCCTGATTTCTAAGAATCACTTCATCATTGATCTCCAATGTGCCTACTGGAACAGGCTCTTCTCTATCCGCAAATACTTTAACAACAGCTAATGGGAAGTAAGATTTATAATCCCGTTCGAATGATAATGCCTGATACGTCCTGTTTTGATACCATTTTCCAACCAGTAACAAAAACACAAACATGGTAAAAGAATCCATAAATCCACTTCCGGTTTGTGTAATGATCTCGTACGCACTACGACTAAATAAAGTCATGATCCCAACGGATATTGGGAAATCTATATTAATGTATCGTTTGATTAAAGCTTTATATGCGGAAACAAAATAGTCTGACGCACTGTAAAACAAAACTGGTGTCGCCAGAAATAAATTAAGATACCCAAATAGTTTTTTAAAGCTCTCATCCAAATAATCATTGGTATCGAAATAATCCGGAAAACTCAACAACATTATGTTTCCAAAAGCAAATCCAGCTACACCAAGTTGATAAAAGAATTTCTTGTTTTCCTTCTTTGATTCCTTTTTCTTAAAATCCTCTAAAGAAATGTTGGGTTCATATCCTATTGAGGACATCAACTCTACTACTTTTCGCAAAGAAATTTTTTCAGTTTTGAAAACCACATACACCTCTTTCTTTAAAAAGTTAACTGTTGATCGAATAATTCCGTCCTCCAGTCTATGCATATTTTCCAATAACCAAATACACGAACTACAATGTATTTTAGGCACATAAAATTTTATGCTCGCAACTCCCCCATCTTCAAAATCCAATAGCCCCTGTTTAACCTCATCATTATCTAAAAAGGCATATTTATTTCCAATGGCTTTGAGAATTTTATTACCCGGGTTGTTTTCAATTCCATAGTAATTGTTCAGTCCATTTTCATCTAAGATTTCATAAACCGTTTTACATCCTTCACAACAAAACTTATGTTCATACGCCTCTATGACAACCTCTTCAAAATCACTTCCACAATGATAACAGGTGTTCTCATTTTTTTCGGATAATTCCGTTTCTCTTTTTATTCCCTGTATCATACTCTGAACTATTGCGCGTGCAAAAGTGAGTCACCCTTAGTTTTTTACCAAACTTTTCATTCAATTTGGTAAAACTTTTAACTCATTGATCAATATGTTTAAATCTAATGCTGTTACTCAATTTTACGTATTTAATTCTCTATTTTTCACTTAGAATCACCACCCCAAATGATTGACAAGTATCCTCAAATACAGAATGAATTCAATGAATTCTCCCAATCGGACGTCACCCACGCCCTTCAAATTTCAGGAATGGCTATCTGGGAATATGACATCATTTCTCGTGATGTTAAGTTTAATGAAAACTGGTTTGTAATTCTTGGTTACGGACTAGATGAACTTCCTCCTAAAACTTCTACATTTTATCAATTGCTTCACCCCGAAGATTATGATATTTTAAAAGATGCTGAAAAAGCGCATTTGATCCATAACCCACATGGTATTTTGGAGGTTCAATATAGAATGCGAACAAAGTCGGGCAAATGGAAATGGCTTCGTAATAGAAGTAAGCTTATTTACGATGAGGATGACCACCCAATAAAATGGGTGGGCAGTATTCTGGATATCAGCCGACTTAAAGATTCGGAACATCAAGTGATTCAAAAAAACCAGCATATCAATGCTGTAGTAAACTCTCTATCCGACATTATATATGAGATTGATGAAGATTACACTTTTATTAATTGTTGGGTTCCAAATAACAATCCGTTACATACCAGAATAAAATCTTATAAAGGAAAAAATGTTTCTGATGTGTTTAGTCGCACAGTCTATTCCTATTTTAAAAACCTGGTTGACGAAACTATTAATACCGGAAAACCGCAAGAACTCACTTACTATTCTCCTAAATTTGACAAATATTACCTGGCCCGAACCACCATGATTCCTCGGAATGATTCATTCAAAAAGCATATCACAATGGTGGTTCAGGATATTACCAGTATCCAAAAGACCAGGAATAGATTAGAAAAAAATGAAGCCAATCTAAATGCTATTATTCAAAATACATCTGATGTTTTTTGGGCAATTGATATTACGGGTAATATGATTATTTTCAATCAGGCTTTTGATGAATTGTACTACAACTTATCACATTTACATCCCGAGATTGGAGCACCATTATATGACGGCTTTTTGTTAGATGAAACTGCCAAAAGGTGGCGCTTGATTCATGCTAAGTCTTTGAATGGGATAGACACTCAGTTCTCCAAACATGTACATTTCTTAGATGGAAGAAAAAGGTTTTACAAATTCCATATCAACCCATTGAAAAATCTGGAGGGAGAAATTATTGGAAGTGTGGTTACAGGGCGAGATATTGATGACATCTACACTTCAAAAAAACAGGCAGAAAAAGCTGCGAGGTTAAAATCTAAATTCGTTTCTACGATCAGTCATGAAATTAGAACCCCATTAAATGCTATTCTGGGCACATGTCACCAGCTTGAATTAAATAATAAACAAGAAAACCTGAATGAGGATATTAATATATTACATCTAGCTTCTGAAAACCTATTATCTTTAATCAATGATGTACTTGATTTCACCAAGCTAGAATCTGGAAAATCCACATATAAACCATCTCATTTCAATCTAACACACTTACTCAAAAACATCAGTCAGTTCTTACGGAACCTGGCGACCAATAAAGGATTGGAATTTAATATTGATATTACGGAAGATTTACCGGAATTTATTACCACAGACAAAACAAAACTTCATCAAATACTAACTAACTTACTCAACAACGCCATAAAGTATACCGATAAGGGAATGGTAAACTTTAGGGTGACTTCAAATAAAACATCTAAAGATAAAGCTCTGATTGGGTTTGAAATTATAGATACAGGTGTTGGCATTCCAAAATCTGATCTAAAAAACATATTCGATAGTTTCACCCAATCATCCACTTCATTTGATTTACAAAAAGGAGGTACAGGTTTAGGTTTAGCCATAACGAAAAACCTTGTAAATCTATTAAACGGAGAAATTACTGTCAAATCAACTGTAGGAAAGGGTTCTATCTTCTATTTGGAATTGGAGTTTGATATCTATCATCAAAAAATGAAAACGACTGAACCGCATTATTTATCTGAAGATCTGGAAGGGATCAATATTTTGATTGCAGAGGACAATGAGATCAATGCTAAAATTATAACACGTCTGTTAGGCCAATGGAATGCTTCGTATGACTTGGCCTGTAATGGACAAATTGCAGTGGATTATGCCAAGAAGACAAGCTACAACCTGATTCTTATGGACATTCAAATGCCGAAGAAAAATGGATTTGAAGCTTCTAGCGAAATTCGGAATTTAAATATTGGAAATAACTGCTCCACTCCTATTCTAGCTTTAACCGCACAACCAGATTTTTCATTTGACCCAAGCTATCAGGAAGGTATTTTTAACGGATATATTTTAAAGCCCTTCCATCCGGATAATTTAAAATCTATTTTGCTCACGCATACAAAGCATTCTGCATAAAACAAAAACAGCCAATGAAATTTCATTGGCTGTTTCTTTAATATCTATTTAAAACTTTTAAAGTGCGTATGTTGACATAAACTTAATACGCATTAATCGAATTTCTTCTAAAGTATAATCATCTTCTCCTAACTCAGCTAAAGCATCTTCAACAGAATCTGTTTCCGCTTCCATAAAATACTCTACGATTTCTTCTTGATAGTCTTCATCTAAAACATCATCTATATAATAATCGATGTTCACTTTTGTACCTGAAGCTACAATGTTTTCCAATTCTGTAATGAATTCATCATCTGTCATGCTTCTCGTTCTCGCTAAATCTCTCAAAGGGATTTTCTTATCAATTCCCTGAATGATTCCAATTTTAGATGCTGATTTATTGGCTACAGTTTTGACCACTACATCCTGAGGTCTTTCGATCTCATTTTCATTTACATAGTTTTCAATCAACGCTAAGAATTCAGCACCGAACTTTCTTGCCTTACCTTGTCCAACTCCCACAATATTCTGAAGTTCTTCCATGGTAATCGGATACTGCGTAGCCATATCCTGCAACGAAGGATCTTGAAAAATCACAAATGGAGGTAAGTTCTTGGCATGACCAATTTCTTTACGGAGATCCTTCAACATGTCATACAATACAGGGTCTCCTGCTGAACCTCCTTTTTGTACCACGTTATTTCCACCTTTCATTAATTCATCATAATCATGATCCAGAATTAAATTGAAAGATCCAGGGTTCTTCATGAACTCCAAACCTTTTTCGGTTAGGAATAAAGTTCCGTATTCTTCAATTCGTTTACCAATGTAATTGTTTACAAAGCTCTGACGAACTGCAGCCATCCAATATTTTTCGTTGTGATCTTTTCCACTACCAAAATGTGGATTCATATGCAATCTATTGGCTTTTACCGTAGGACTTTCTTTACCTACTAAAACCTCAATGATCTGCTTGGTCTTAAATTGTTGTTTCAGATCATAAATTATCTGAAACATATGTGCCAACTCTTTTCCTGCTTCTACATGTTCTTTGGGGTTTACCAGATTATCATCTAGTTCATCCTTACCAGCTGTTGTCTCATCCCACTCTTCTCCGAAGTAGTGTAATAAGAATTTACGTCTTGACATTGCAGTTTCGGCATAAGCAACCACCTCATGCAACAACTGCTTACCCACTTCCTGTTCAGCAACAGGTTTACCTGCCATGAACTTTTCAAGTTTCTCAATATCCTTGTAATCGTAATATGCAATACATCTTCCTTCTCCACCATCACGTCCAGCTCTTCCGGTTTCTTGATAATAACCTTCTAAACTCTTTGGGATATCGTAATGCATCACGAATCTTACATCCGGCTTATCAATTCCCATTCCGAATGCAATTGTAGCTACAATTACATCTACATCCTCCATTAGGAACATATCCTGATATTTCGCTCTTCTGGATGCTTCCATCCCGGCATGGTATGGCAATGCTGAAACTCCATTTACCTGTAACGTTTCTGCAACCTCTTCCACCTTCTTACGGCTCAAGCAGTATATAATTCCCGATTTACCCGGATTTTCTTTGATGTATTTTATGATTTGTTTTTCAGGATGAATTTTTGGAAGTACTTCATAGTACAAATTCGGTCTATTGAATGATGCTTTAAAAACACTCGCATCCGTCATTCCTAGATTTTTCTGGATATCCATCTGAACTTTTGGTGTCGCAGTTGCAGTTAAAGCCATAATTGGAATACCTGCATCAATCTGCTTAATCATTTCACGAATTCTTCGGTACTCCGGTCTGAAATCGTGCCCCCATTCAGAAATACAGTGTGCCTCATCAACCGCTACAAATGAAATCTTTAAACTTTTAAAGAAATCAACGTTTTCTTGCTTATTTAAAGACTCCGGTGCTACAAAAAGTATTTTTGTCACACCATTTACAAGGTCCTCTCTTACTTTCCTTGCATCCCCTCTACTTAGAGATGAATTTAGATAGTGTGCGACACTATCATCAGTTAAAAACCCCCTCAGCGCATC
This genomic interval from bacterium SCSIO 12643 contains the following:
- the ccoS gene encoding cbb3-type cytochrome oxidase assembly protein CcoS, with amino-acid sequence MSVIFILVGFSLLAALFFLGAFFWAIKNGQYEDDYTPSVRMLFDDENYEQEINPSKKVKTQSK
- the ccoN gene encoding cytochrome-c oxidase, cbb3-type subunit I; protein product: MAETITNPEHVSGNVEHFEYDNDIVRKFIIASVAFGIIGMLVGLTVALQLAFPVLNFDLAYTTFGRIRPLHTNAVIFAFVGNGIFAGVYYSMPRLLKTPMWSKMLSNINFWGWQLIILSAAITLPLGITTSKEYAELEWPIDIAITLIWVVFGLNMIMTIIKRRERHMYVAIWFYLATFITVALLHVVNSFEMPVHMFKSYSWYAGVQDALVQWWYGHNAVAFFLTTPYLGLMYYFVPKAARRPVYSYRLSIIHFWALIFLYIWAGPHHLLYTALPDWAQTLGTAFSVMLIFPSWGGMINGLLTLRGAWDRVREEPVLKFFVIAITAYGMSTFEGPMLSVKSLNAIAHYTDWIPAHVHVGALGWNGFLTFGMFYWLVPKMWNTKLWSIKLANVHFWIGTLGLLFWAIPMYWAGWVQASMWKQFTDEGMLAYPNFLQTVTVLAPLYKLRALGGLLYFTGILLATWNLVKTAAQGTLSKVEAASAPALTTTYTKHSGDHWHRWIERKPVQFMVWTFVAVAIGGAIEMLPTFLIKSNVPTITSVQPYTPLELEGRDIYIREGCNNCHSQMIRPFRSEVVRYDPNGMEYSKAGEYVYDHPHLWGSKRTGPDLHRLGGKYSDDWHYNHMFDPETTSPNSIMPRYPWIIRDVMNTSHLEDKIGALRKIGVPYPEGYEAQAMADLEKQAVQISKNLKAKGIECSPDKEIVALIAYLQRLGTDIHKK
- a CDS encoding RecQ family ATP-dependent DNA helicase; translated protein: MEDLKIPLKKYFGFNKFKGDQENIIKSILEGKDTFVIMPTGGGKSLTYQLPALLQEGTAIIISPLIALMKNQVDALRGFLTDDSVAHYLNSSLSRGDARKVREDLVNGVTKILFVAPESLNKQENVDFFKSLKISFVAVDEAHCISEWGHDFRPEYRRIREMIKQIDAGIPIMALTATATPKVQMDIQKNLGMTDASVFKASFNRPNLYYEVLPKIHPEKQIIKYIKENPGKSGIIYCLSRKKVEEVAETLQVNGVSALPYHAGMEASRRAKYQDMFLMEDVDVIVATIAFGMGIDKPDVRFVMHYDIPKSLEGYYQETGRAGRDGGEGRCIAYYDYKDIEKLEKFMAGKPVAEQEVGKQLLHEVVAYAETAMSRRKFLLHYFGEEWDETTAGKDELDDNLVNPKEHVEAGKELAHMFQIIYDLKQQFKTKQIIEVLVGKESPTVKANRLHMNPHFGSGKDHNEKYWMAAVRQSFVNNYIGKRIEEYGTLFLTEKGLEFMKNPGSFNLILDHDYDELMKGGNNVVQKGGSAGDPVLYDMLKDLRKEIGHAKNLPPFVIFQDPSLQDMATQYPITMEELQNIVGVGQGKARKFGAEFLALIENYVNENEIERPQDVVVKTVANKSASKIGIIQGIDKKIPLRDLARTRSMTDDEFITELENIVASGTKVNIDYYIDDVLDEDYQEEIVEYFMEAETDSVEDALAELGEDDYTLEEIRLMRIKFMSTYAL
- a CDS encoding PAS domain S-box protein, with the translated sequence MIDKYPQIQNEFNEFSQSDVTHALQISGMAIWEYDIISRDVKFNENWFVILGYGLDELPPKTSTFYQLLHPEDYDILKDAEKAHLIHNPHGILEVQYRMRTKSGKWKWLRNRSKLIYDEDDHPIKWVGSILDISRLKDSEHQVIQKNQHINAVVNSLSDIIYEIDEDYTFINCWVPNNNPLHTRIKSYKGKNVSDVFSRTVYSYFKNLVDETINTGKPQELTYYSPKFDKYYLARTTMIPRNDSFKKHITMVVQDITSIQKTRNRLEKNEANLNAIIQNTSDVFWAIDITGNMIIFNQAFDELYYNLSHLHPEIGAPLYDGFLLDETAKRWRLIHAKSLNGIDTQFSKHVHFLDGRKRFYKFHINPLKNLEGEIIGSVVTGRDIDDIYTSKKQAEKAARLKSKFVSTISHEIRTPLNAILGTCHQLELNNKQENLNEDINILHLASENLLSLINDVLDFTKLESGKSTYKPSHFNLTHLLKNISQFLRNLATNKGLEFNIDITEDLPEFITTDKTKLHQILTNLLNNAIKYTDKGMVNFRVTSNKTSKDKALIGFEIIDTGVGIPKSDLKNIFDSFTQSSTSFDLQKGGTGLGLAITKNLVNLLNGEITVKSTVGKGSIFYLELEFDIYHQKMKTTEPHYLSEDLEGINILIAEDNEINAKIITRLLGQWNASYDLACNGQIAVDYAKKTSYNLILMDIQMPKKNGFEASSEIRNLNIGNNCSTPILALTAQPDFSFDPSYQEGIFNGYILKPFHPDNLKSILLTHTKHSA
- a CDS encoding heavy metal translocating P-type ATPase metal-binding domain-containing protein, giving the protein MIQGIKRETELSEKNENTCYHCGSDFEEVVIEAYEHKFCCEGCKTVYEILDENGLNNYYGIENNPGNKILKAIGNKYAFLDNDEVKQGLLDFEDGGVASIKFYVPKIHCSSCIWLLENMHRLEDGIIRSTVNFLKKEVYVVFKTEKISLRKVVELMSSIGYEPNISLEDFKKKESKKENKKFFYQLGVAGFAFGNIMLLSFPDYFDTNDYLDESFKKLFGYLNLFLATPVLFYSASDYFVSAYKALIKRYINIDFPISVGIMTLFSRSAYEIITQTGSGFMDSFTMFVFLLLVGKWYQNRTYQALSFERDYKSYFPLAVVKVFADREEPVPVGTLEINDEVILRNQEIIPTDAELLSDTAKIDYSFVTGESIPIEKTKGDKLFAGGRQLGASIKIKVKKPVSQSYLTRLWNQDAFAKEESQYQSVVNKVSKYFTFFVLIVASLTLLFWWGSGVTTALKVFTSVLIIACPCALALTLPFSFGNTMTIFGRNRFYLKNAETVEKMSEVDTIVFDKTGTLTQSGDESVHFVGGDLTEAQNQMIFSLVANSTHPLSKAIYQHMHGMTTVAVEGYKEVVSQGIQGTVDGEHLKLGAASFVEYNGEIKKDLSSRVFVQIDAKVLGYFIIKKQYRTGIAELIQKLKNDQFNLHLISGDNSSEMENLSNYFERENLHFNQSPQDKLDYVKALQDQGAKVLMVGDGLNDAGALKQANVGLAVSDEVYNFTPACDAILDAANFVNLEGFMRFSKKTIQVVKTSFAISLFYNSLGMLFAIQGLVTPLFAAILMPISSITVVSFITLSIRLSARKRNL